The window TAGTGATGAAGGTCAAGGTTTTCCATAAATTCAAAGCCGGCATGTGCCCCTGGACCGTAGAATCCTGTTTGCACTTCGTTCCCTTCGGAGGCAGTTGCTTGAATCGAGAGTCTACTATAGATCCGCGTATCCTCCACAAATTTACCTTCCGAGTTAGCAATGAGGATATGTTGTTGTTCATCCAAATAGCGAATGCCAACCTGACTAATACGTTCATCATAACTTCGCGCAATTTCATTGGCCTGTCGCATGACGTCTGCTTTTCTTGCATGTTCGACAGTGTTTGGTGTTAGTAAGATTTTGTGAATAGGGGTTATATGTTCTGGATGGAGCGGATGGATGGTGCCAGCAGCGCCCCCCTTGATGGCAAGTGCAGCTCGTCTCGCTGCTATTAGCAAGCCTTCTTCTGAGATATCGTTCGTGTAGGTGTAAATAGATTGGAGTCCACTAAAAATACGTATGCCAATGCCAAAATCACGCCCAGATATACTTTGTTCAATTTTTCCGCCTCGTAAAGTAAGTGAATTCACGTATTTATCTTCAATGAATAATTCCGAAAAATCCCCCCCTGAAGTAAGGGCTGCTTGCAGTACATTTTCAATAACCGACTGTTTAATCATCTATCTTCCTCCTTTTCTCAATTGTAGCGTACTTACTATATTTATTTACGAAATAATAGAAAGATTCCATATTTTGATGATTTACAGAAAGTAAATTAGAAAAATATGTTTGGAGAGGTGAGAGGGTATGAATCATAGGTTAAATACATATGAAATTCAGAAAATTCCCAATATGCACAAGTTATGCAGAGAAATAGTGAATAGAAGTGGTGGATTTCTTGGGGGAAAATTGATTAAAGATTAGAAAATATTGCAAAAACTAATTGTATTAGTTAAAATGTTAATAAGATTAGTTTTGAAAGGGGATTTGATGAAAAATGAAGATTACAAAGATTGGTACAGTTTTTCAATTGTCATTTATGCCAAGATTATTTCCTGTTAATTGTTATTTTATAGAAGAAGAAAACGGGCTTACATTGATTGATGCAGCTCTACCATATAGCGCAAAAAGTATCATAGCTGCGGCCAAGGATATAGGAAAGCCGATTACAAGAATTATTATTACGCACGCACATAATGATCATATCGGCGCACTAGACACGCTAAAAGAATTATTACCTGAAAGTCAGGTGTACATATCTTCTAGAGATGCGCTGTTATTAGAAGGAAATTCGATATTGCTACAGAATGAAAAGAACGTACCCATTCGTGGAGGTCTTCCAAAAAATATTGCAACCAAACCAGATGTATTACTTGAAGAAGGTGATTGTGTTGGTTCATTAGAAGTGATTGCAACACCAGGCCATACCCCAGGTTCTATCAGTCTTTTCGACACACGCAATAGAAGCTTAATTGCTGGCGATGCACTAATAACTAGGGGAAAGCTTGTAGTATCTGGCATGATGAATCCATTGTTCCCGTTTCCAGCGCTAGCAACATGGGATAAATGCACAGCTCTTGAAAGTGCCAAAAAATTAAGTGATTATAAGCCAAACTTACTTGCTGTTGGTCATGGGAAGATGTTAGAGCAACCCCAGAAACTTTTGGATAGGGCCATCGCACAAGCAGAAATTAAATTTTTACAATCAAAATAGGAAGTGAGAATAACATGTCCCGACGAATAAAATTAGATGTATCGATTATTTTACAAAAGGCAACGGAGTTAGTGGATGAATATGGGCTAGACCAACTTTCAATCGGGTTATTAGCAGAAAAATTGGAAGTACGGCCGCCTTCCTTATATAACCATCTAGATGGGTTAAATGGCTTAAAGCAAAAGTTAGCCATTCAAGGCGTAAAAAAGCTAAATGAAACGATGCTTCAATCTGCAGTAGGGCGTTCAGGGGATGATGCTGTCCGCGCCATTAGTAAAGCATATATTCAATTTGTAAGAATGCATCCGGGGCTTTATGATGCTAGCACGCGTTTTCCAGATGCGAACGACCAAGAGTTGCAGCAAGCACAGGAGGCTATTGTGCAACTGGTAGTTCAAGTGTTAGATGCCTATCATCTGCAAGACGAAATGGCGATTCATATGGTGAGGGGATTACGAAGTATTTTACATGGTTTCACTTCGATTGAACAGATGGGCGGATTCGGGATGCCACTTGATATCAATCAAAGCTTTTCAATCCTCATCAACACTTTTATTGAGGGCATTCATGCAGTGGCTTCCAATGAAGATGGATGGATACAGATGGATAACTAAAATCGTTTGTATAGATACCTTACCTACCATTTTATGGATGAATAGATAAGGATGATTAAAAATAGCCTCTAATTATCTAGTTCTTGAAGACATGTCATAATTCTCTTCAACTTTAGCCAAACTGATGGAAATGACTTGGAGAAGGTGATGACATGCTGAACGACTATCATGCAGGAGACAATGTCTATATTTTTTATAGGAATCCACATATTCAAGATGTAGTGGATATACAGGAAGCAGCTGTGGTGAAGAATCCAGATAATCCAGCTGAATTAGCGCTCTTTCTATTTGAAACGTACTATCCTTTAACGACTGACCTTGTGGTATTTGCCAGTGAAATGGATGCCGAACAGGCGTATCATCAGTATTTTCTTTGATAAAGGGTGCACATGAAAATGCCATTTACAAAATGTTCATTATAAAGAGTACACTTTAGGCTGTATGAACTCATAACAATTATTTTCACAGTAAAAACAGTATGTAAATTATTAATTTCAGAAAATTCACTTTATATTCATAATTTATTGTAATTAAGAATATAACGTTAGGATTTTTGTAATATAATAAATTTAATTCATGAAATAACTGATAGTTACGAATACTATTACCTTTTATGAATTTGAAAAAGTACATATTTTGAAAATTTTTGGAGGTGTAACTTAATGAAAAAGTATTTTTTGTTTATGGCAACTTTTTTAACAATCGGTATTTTGTCAGCGTGTTCGTCAGATGAAGCGGACAACACAGAATCCTCTGACAAAGAAACGACAATAACTGTGTCTGCTGATGAGGAGGCTATTGCTTCTGCAAAAGCTGCGTTCCAACAAATAGGGGAAGTACCGGTTCCTGAAGATAACCCAATTACAGATGAAAAAGTTGAGCTAGGGAAACGTTTATTCTTTGATTCTAGATTATCTGGAAATAATATTCAAAGTTGTAGTTCATGTCATCAACCTCAAGCAGGCTATGGGGATAATTTAGCTACATTTATTGGGTTTGAAGGATTCAAAGGACATAGAAATAGTCCTACAATTATAAATTCAGCGTATTATTCTGAAAACTTCTGGGATGGACGTGCTAGTAGTTTAGAAGAACAAGCACAAGGACCTATTACTGCAGAAGGTGAAATGAACCAAGATCTTGATGGATTAGTAGAAGAATTAAAAGCAGTTCCTGAATATGTAACTGATTTCCAAACAGTTTTTGGTGAAGAAATTTCTACCAATAATATCTTGAAAGCAATTGCTACATTTGAAAGAAAAATTGTAATTAAAGATACTGCTTTTGACAAATACTTAGCCGGTGATGACACTGCAATTGCTGATGTAGCGAAAGAGGGGATGCTACTTTACAATGGCAAAGCAAGTTGTATTGTGTGTCATACGACGCCAACATTGTCTGATGGAAAGTACTATAACTTAGGGATTGAAGGCGATGAAGGTCGTTATGCAGTAACTAATAATGAAGCTGATAAGGGTACATTTAGAACTGCTTCTTTACGTGGGGTTACTCATACAGGCCCTTATATGCATGATGGTAGTTTAGCTACATTAAAAGATGTTGTTGAATTCTATAACGAAGGCGGAGGAGCGGATGCTAATAAAAGTAATCTAATCCAACCACTTGGTTTAACGGATAAAGAAATTGATCAATTAGTTGCTTTCTTAGAAACTTTAGGTGGAGAAGTGCCACAAGTAGAAGCTCCTAAAGCATACTAAAATAATATATAAATGAAATTTAGGGACCATTGCGAAATACCGAAAGGTACAAAGTAATGGTTCCTTTTTGAATGAACGAAAAAAGAGGACGAAAAAATGATGGAAGGGGATTATCTTAGGGAGACGCGAAAGTAATGTAGAAGTAGGTGATGCTTATTTTTGCTACCATGAATTTGAAGAAAATTACTACTTAGAAACACTTACTGTGTAAGCAGTGCTTATAAGAGCTACTGACTTTAAACTAAATACACCATCTGAATGTAAATCACAGAAAAAATTACAAGGTTACGAGATTTGACCAGCATTCTCGAAACCTTGTGTCTTCAATCTGAAGGCTCCGTATTTAACTGAGCCTTATTTCTATCTTTATTAACCTGCATATGAATGCAGACCTGCAAGTAAAAAGTTAACGAATACGAGGTTAAAAATAATAAGTCCAAATCCAACAATTACTAACCATGCGGATTTTTCACCTTGCCAATTTCGTGATAAACGTAAGTGTAAAAAAGAAGAATAAAATAACCAAGAAACTAATGCCCAAACTTCTTTAGGATCCCAACTCCAAAAACTACCCCAGGCAATTTGTGCCCATATCATACCAAAAATTAAAGCACCCAATGTAAAAATCGGATATCCAATTAGTACAGAACGATAACATATTTCATCTAGCAAATCAGCGCTAATATTTTTAGTAAATGGTTGTAAAATAGCAGCAAATCGCTTTCTTGTAATCAATCTAACTAAAATATGTAAAATTGCGCCAAAAATAAATGACCAAATGAATGTATTTATTTTATTTGCATCAACAACATCACCAATAAACGAAGGTGTTTCAATAAATGAATCAGAGCCTGTATCGGATACTAATACGCCATCTGTTGGACCTAAAATAATTGGCATACGATATTCGATATATTTTTCTCCATTATCAATTTGGAAAACTGCTGAGTATCCGCCTGCAGTAGTAAATGAAAGTGTAGCAATAATAAACCCTGCTGTAACAAAAAGTGTAAAAAGAACAGTTTCTAACCAAAAAGCCTTTTTAGATTTAACATTCTGGTCTACTACTTTTACTAAGTAAATGATAGCAATAACGAAACTAACAGCTAAAATTCCCTGCCCTAATGCAGACAACATTACATGAATTTGTAAAAAGTTACTTTTTAATGAGGGGGCAAGGGGAGTAATGTCTCTTGAAAACATACTTGCAAAACCTATCATTAATACAACTAACGGTAATGTAAACATGCCTATTACACTTAAACGATAAATGAAAAATAGTATAATAAACGCTATAATAAACATTAATCCAAAAAAGGTTGTAAATTCATACATATTACTGACTGGTGCATATCCACCTACAATCCAACGAAATATAAAGGAAGTAATTTGAAACATACATCCAATAATTGTAATCACAAATCCAACATTAGCAACCTTTGCAGAGTTCTTTATAGCTACAGCTTTTTTCTGGCGTATAGAAGCTCCAAAAAATAATGTAGCAACTAAGTATAAAGCAAAGGCTATCGTTAATAAATATCCACTTGCTTCTTGCATTATTTAATCCTCCATCTTTCATTATTTCTTTTTATTATCCACTAATTGATCTTCTGGAATAGTTAATGGTAATTCTTCCAAAACTTTTTCCAACTCTCTCCTTAATCCAAAATAATTTTTATTTGTATGAGAGGCAATTAAAACTTCATCCTCTTTCACAGCTATCCACACGCGGCGATGATACCAAAATGAACCTATCATTACACCAATTATAAAAATTGTTCCTCCAACAAATAAAACTGGTAACATTAAGTCTTTCTTTACAAGCAAATATGTAATATAGTCATAGCCTTCTTGTACATAATTCAAGGCATAATTATTTTGTGAATTATTCGGCTCAAGTAAACCTAACATCGTAAAGTAAATCGTTTCTCCATCAGGAGATTCTGGTGTAATCATTTTAAATAGAATAAAAGGGTTATTTGGATTAGCTGATAGACTTGTTGGCTGTTCATCTTCGTCTAAAGAAAAATCGGGGAGATATTCTTCAATAACTACTACATATCCATCACCTAAATCATATGTCCTTTCTGGATTCATTAAATCTACTGTAATTGTACCAATTGGTTTTCCATAAGAATTCTCTTTCTTCTGTAATGCAAATGTAATATCACTAAATTGAGCATCATAACCCATTTGGTAAATTGCATAACCATCGAATTTTAAAGGTTTATTCATCATCACATCGTATTCTGTAATTTCTTCCAATTCAGGCGTAGCACCAGCAATAGTCTCACTAACAGATTTGTATAAAACACCATGTGTTGTATAACTTTTAATAATTGAACCATTATTTTTTTCTAAAGCACTTGCAAATGCTTTGTTGTCTTCTTCATCATACATTTCTACAATAAACTCGTTATTTTTGAAATAATATGCGCCATCTGTTCCTGGGATAACAACTGTATCTCCCTCTCTAACAGCTAAAGACTCCTCAATATGTATTCCTGGAACCAAACGTAACATACAACCCGCAATGAAGATAATTAACCCAATGTGATTAATATATGGGCCCCAACGGGAAAAACGCCCTTTCTCAGCTAAAAGACTTTGATTTTCGATTCGTACATTATAGTGATGCTTCTTCAATCGTTGCTCTAATTCAGTCATATTCACTTTTGAACTAGCAATCTTAGTTGATGAAAAAAAACGTTGACGTTTCATAAATCCATTTGAACGTTCAACACGTTGTTTCTTCAACGCACGATAAAGGGGGACAAAACGGTCTAAACTGCAAATAATTAAAGAGGCAGCTACTAAAAAAACGAGCGTAATATACCACCAAGTTCCATATAATTTATGAAATCCCAACATATAAAAAATAGAACCAAAAACCCCGTATTCCGCTTCAAAAAATTGCTCAACGGTTGTCCCAAAGGGGATTACTGTATTTTTTTCTTGTGGCAATAATGAGCCGATAGCAGATGCAACTAACGTAATGAATAAAAGACAAATTGCAAATTTAACAGAAGAAAATATAGTCCAAACTTTATCTATGAAGGATTTTTTATGTATTATTGAACGTCTTGCAACTCCCTCATAACGCATATCGACTAACTTGTTATTAGTTTTTTCATTATGTCCTAATGATCTACCACAAGCTTCACATAAATTGGTTCCATGTGGATTCACATGACCACAGACGCATTTTACTCTATCCATAAAAATATATTCTCTTGTAATTAGATAGACGGTGGTTGAACATGATAATAATAGTATTTTTGGATAATAAACTTTCGTATCAATTTAAGGATATCTAATCGAAAAAGTTCATCGTGCTTCTTCCCTAAATAGAAAATATTGCCGTCCAATATTAACAAGAGAACAAACCCTCCCTTCTGTGTATCAAGATGTTGGTTTAATTTTATCCATACTTGCTCGAATAGATTCTTCTGATAGTGTTCCGGATATAATATCAACTATCATGCCATCTTTATCAATTAAAAATGTAGTAGGTAACGGAATAAAATCATATAAACTTGTTACGGTACCTCCACTATCATATAGAATAGGGAAATTCAATCCATACTGATCTATAAAGTTATTTACTCTTAACTCTGCTTCACCAATATTTATGGCTAAAATTTCTACACCGTCTGCTTGATATTCCTTAAATACGTTGTTCATATAAGGCATTTCTTTTTTACAAGGTCCACAATACGTGCCCCAAAAGTTTAAAAAAACCCCTTTCCCTTTATAATTCGATAGTTGAAATTCCACACCATTCATATCTTTTAAAATAAAATTCGGTGCTTCATCACCAATCGAAATGATATCCTTCTTCTCTTTGAAAAAACTCATACACAGAGTATAGATTAATGCACCAATGATTAATGCCAAGACGACGGTTCTCATCGCCAATCTTCTTTTTTTTGTTTCCATGCACTCCCTCCTTATATTGGCGCTTTCAGTATATCATTTAATTTAAATATAATATTTTATAAAATTGAAAATTATATGATAATTATTTCAATTTGCTTTTTTCTGTTTTTTATTCTATCTGAAAATTACTGAAGCAGTCAGATTTGTTCGTATGTTTTCAACTATATTTAATTGAAAAAGCCCGGTGTATCAATGTATAAACCAAAAATTTTCGAAGTGTAATGGATGGTGAGCGAACACTAGGTGTTCATATTTATCGAGCTTCAAGATTGTGAAAAATGTTACCAAAGTATGGCGGAAGTTAGTAGAAATTATTACTATTTATATAATGAAATAGTTTTTTATTTATATCGTAGTTCGGTAATATTATAATAATTTAGAAATCTTAATTAATTTATATTTGAAAGAAAACCAAAGTAATTCGGTTGTTTTTTGGACACTAATTTCTGATGAGGAGGAAGTTGTAATGTTAAGAAAAAGTTTATTTGCAGTTTTGTTAGTACTTTTACTTGGAATAGTTGGTTGTAGTGGGGATGAAAGTAGTGAGGAGAATGATGCTATAGAAAATGAAACAACAGTGGTAAAGGATAAAGCTCAGGAATTCTATAACAAAAAATGTGCTAATTGTCATGGTCAAAATTTAGAAGGTATCGTAGGACCAGCATTAATAACGACTGGTTCTATGTATGACGAAGAGGAATTGTTAGATATTATTGTAAATGGTATTGATAAAACAACAATGCCTGGAGGATTATTAGAAGGTGAAGAAGCAGAAGTAGTAGCTCAATGGTTAGCACAGCAAAAATAAATTTTAGAGCAATTTGATGGTAGTGGAGATGAAAAATACTGTTTACAGTTAGGAAAATAGGGGTAAATGGTCGATTAGTATTTTACATAGTAATTGCAAAAGTTTACCGAAAGATACTTTTTAAAAATGATCTGACTCAAAAAATTGAGTTTGTTTAGTCCTTTTTCTTTTAAAATAAAAATATCTATATGAACCCGTTGATTTTCGCTATGGCGGACGCTTTGCAGGGTTTTTTTGCTCATACTAACTTGGATGTTCTCTATATTGCTTGTCACTGGTGGAGCGAAAACGCTGAAGTTCGATACATTCAAACCTTCTGTGGAACAGGCAATTCGGTTCTCGACAGAGCACATGGCAGTGTCATTATTGTTATTTTTTTAAATGCGAATAAAACGAAATTAGAATATTTTACTTGAGAGCACATACTTGGATGTGCTTTTTTGTCGTCTAGCGCCACATGTGCTGTATAATCCGATTGTCGATGGTAAGCCTAAATGGATAGGATTAAAAAAGAGGAGATGTCACCATGTACTCATTTCAACCAAACTGTTGGTCAGAACACGAGGAGCTAGAGGTTGTCATGCTTTGTGCACCTTCTAAATTGGATGTACCTGATTTGAAAACGGCGGAGAATGTGCAATGGAGCGCTTCTGTTCATCAGGCAAGAGCACTGGAAAATTTTCTGGAACTTAAAGGCGTTTTAGAAAATGAAGGGGTCAAAGTCATTGATTATTCGCAGGAGCTACCAGCACAGGAACAACAACTAAGTGATCAGCTTCTGAATCGCTATTTTGTGCGTGATCTTGCCTGTGTCTTTGGCAATCAGATTGTACCGGGAGAAGCGGGTATTTCGATGAGACGCCCTGAGTATGTACATGCCCATACATTATTGGAAAAATGGTTTCCTAAACATTATAACCACAACAAAGACCCTAGAAAAGCATTAGAGTTTGGAGATGTCCTGATTCTCAATAAAGACGCTGTGCTTATTAATATTGGGGTACGAACAACAATTGAAGGTGTGGAGAGTATAAAGGAAAAAATCTTTGAAGCAGGCTTTTGTGAAATCGGTATTATTGACTTACCTCGGAGTTCGGATACCCTTCATTTGGATATGAATTGTAATGTGGCGAATGAGGATCTCGTGATGGCGAAGAGCTTTATGCGTTATTTTCCTGTACATGTGATGACGTCACAAACGACGCGTTTTGATATGACGGATCAGTTTTTAAAACGCCACGGCTTTGAGGTCTATTGGCTCGATAAATATAAGTCGATTCCTGATATTAACTTTCTAAACCTGAATCCAGAGACATTGTTAATTAGTAAGAAAGCTACGAAACAACCATTTAAAAATCATCCAAAATTACAAAAGAAGAACATTATCGAAATAGAAGTGACAGAGCTCGAAAAAGGCGGCGGGGGTATTCGCTGTATGACAATGCCGTTAGTGCGGAAAAGGTAATTATCTTATAGGCATCGGAGTGATTCGAATGGCATTAAAAACAAGTAAAGGTCGTATGTCATGGTGGCAACTTTCCCTTCTCGGTGTGGGCTGTACATTAGGGACAGGATTTTTCCTTGGGACGAGTATGGCTATTGAGAAAAGTGGTCCAGCAGTGTTAATTCCTTTTTTAGTAGCGGCAATTGGCACCTACCTCGTTTATGATGCACTGGTGAAGATGTCTGTTAATAATCCAGATAAGGGCTCATTCCGTACCTATGCTAAACAAGCATTTGGCAAGTGGGCTGGATTTAGCAATGGGTGGGTCTATTTGATGTCTGAAATGCTGATAATGGGCAGTCAGTTAATGGCATTAGGAATCTTTACACAGTTTTGGTTTCCAACATGGCCATTATGGGTTGCTACATCCATTTTCGCAATACTTGGTTTGATGGTCATTCTTACGGGTATGAAGGGCTTTGAAAATTTTCAAAATATCTTTGGTGTGCTGAAAACCGCTGCCATTGTTATGTTCATTGTCATAGCCGTCATGCTCGTTTTTAAAGGATTCAATGGGGAACCAAGGCAAGTGTATGCTTTGACAGAAAACTATCAGAGCTTCTTTTCAGAGGGGGTGAAAGGTATATGGCTTGGATTATTGTATGCATTTTATGCTTTTGGCGGTATCGAAGTGATGGGTCTATTAGTAATTGATTTAAAAGATCCAAAACAAGCACCTAAAGCTGGAAAAGTGATGATTGTCGCACTAACTACGATTTATGTCATCGCCATTGGCTTTGCACTTACGCTTGTTCCTTGGGGAGATTTTCATGTAGATGAAAGTCCCTTTATTACGGCACTTAAAAATTTTCATATTCCGTATGTAACGGATATCATTAATGGCATTCTAATTATTGCAGGCTTCTCCACAATGGTTGCCTCTTTGTATGCTGTGCTAACAATTTTAACGACGCTTGCAGAAGATCGAGATGCACCGGCTTGTCTAGCAAAAAAAGGCAAGCAAAAAGTACCATTGCCTGCATTTCTCTTTGTAACAGGTGGTTTAATCATTACCATTGTCATCGGGTTTTTAATACCAGAAAAGATCTTTGAATACTTGATAACAGCTGCGGGCCTGATGCTGATCTATAATTGGCTCTTTATTTTAGTGACGTATGCCAAGCTTATGGACTTATCGACAGCACAGCATATTAAAAATAGCATAGGTATGGTATTGATAGCGGTAACCGTATCAGGGACGTTAGGCGAAAAAACAAGCAGACTCGGATTTTATGTGAGCCTGCTTTTCTTAGTCATAATCGGAATCGCGACACTACTGATGATGAAAAAATGGCGAAACCATCAGCGTACTTGATGACAGCTCTTACTCTTGCGGTGGAAACTTGAGATCCAGTTGCATCTTGAAAAATGGACATGAGGCTGGACTATGGTCATCATCACTGATAAAATACTGTTGCCATTCGTAATTGTCTGCTTGCCCGTACCATTTTAAATCAGGATGACCTGGAATGGCATCATAGGCATCGATGCGCTTGCGTATTAATTTTTTTAATTTGCGTCCAAAGACAGTGGTGTCGTTCATATCTGCAAACACCCAGCGAGGCTGAAATGCCATGAACAGCGTGGGGAAGTAACGACTTTTGCGCAATTGATGAGCCGGCGTAGCACAAAATACAAAATAAGGCTCACCGTTAAAGCAAAATTCCCATTGATGATTGGAGGGATCTGACGGTATATCTGCTGGCCAATCCTTGTCATCAAATGTGGTTAAATTGTTTAAAACGGACCAAAATAATTGTCGATAATCCTCCACCTCAAAGCCTTTAAGTAGCTCTTCAGGTGTTTCAAAGAAAATAGCAAGTGAGGTATATCTCCCGGAGGTTCGTGCGCATAGATCGTATGCCCTTAAGCAATCTGCTAATTCTTTTGCGGTATGAACCTCCCGTGGATCCCCAACAAAACCATAGCGCAGCTCATTCGATAAAAAACCCTTTCTTGCTGGGATACAAGGGAACGTGTTTGCGTCATCGGCAATCATGGCTGAGAAGGCGTTGTAAGCGGTTTGTTGCCAGATAGGAAGGGTTTCTGAATGTTTGTCTAACCAATGCTTTTCTAAAACTGCACCCACTTGAGTCTCCTCCTTCTATACATCCTTAGACTATTAATG of the Lysinibacillus fusiformis genome contains:
- a CDS encoding YqcI/YcgG family protein; this translates as MGAVLEKHWLDKHSETLPIWQQTAYNAFSAMIADDANTFPCIPARKGFLSNELRYGFVGDPREVHTAKELADCLRAYDLCARTSGRYTSLAIFFETPEELLKGFEVEDYRQLFWSVLNNLTTFDDKDWPADIPSDPSNHQWEFCFNGEPYFVFCATPAHQLRKSRYFPTLFMAFQPRWVFADMNDTTVFGRKLKKLIRKRIDAYDAIPGHPDLKWYGQADNYEWQQYFISDDDHSPASCPFFKMQLDLKFPPQE